Below is a genomic region from Gemmatimonadota bacterium.
TTCAGAAAATTTTGGTACAAGCTCCAGTGAGTGACTTATGGAGTTCCCCTGTTTTAGTGGATAATGGCATAAATCACCCATCACCTATGAAAAACTGATGGCACAGGCTAATTGGGGTGAACCTTCTACACTATCCACTCAAGCGGGGTAACTTCAAATGAGAAAAGGCTACGCCTCGAAAGACGTAGCCTTTGTTGTTTGCCAGAAGTTATAGGTTACACGCGATGTGTGACTTCAAAAGTGAACAAGTCTGTAAATAAACTCATTGTGTTGCGTGTGTTAGGGGATCGATCAATCTGTTGGAAATGCGATTTTCTTCAATATATTTTTTTATTTCTTCTCGATGGTCGTTGTAATAGTTCAGGGCATCAAAAACTTGTCTCAAAGACAAATGTGGAAGGTGGTTTGGAATATTTTCAGGGTGTGTACCCAAACGCCAGACTTCAATAATCGCCCGAACAGGTGTGCGCGTATTTTTGATAATTGGCTCTCCGCCCAAAATCTGATTATTTGTGATGATATGGGGATATTCCCGGACACCCTCGAAATCCCGTTTTGTAGATGACATACTGGGCCTCGTTTTGATTCATTTTTAGAATTACGTACATCCCGTTGGCAAGCCTGCAATTTTATACGTAACCTTTATTGTTTGCCAGAAGTTATAGATTACGCAAGAATCATCACCACATGGTCAAGCGGTACATATCTTTCACCTGACTGCCCATTCATCGCTCAAAATGTACCCTCTCGCCTTTCATCTGTGCGGCTGTGCGGCCATCTGTAGATTTAAATTCAGATTGTGAACAAGTGCGTAAAATATCATATTTAAAGTATTTAGACATATTCTAACACAAATTATCGCTCAATTTTTGGAGAATTACCATTTTTGGCCTGCCATTTGCTTTAGGTCTGAATGTTGCGCGTATCCCACTTACTCACCCCATCAGACGCGAGGTATTTCACATGGCCAAATACGAAACCATCTCCAAACATCTCATCCAGACCTATCCCAAAGACTTCATCCGATTCACGTTTGGACAGGACGATGTAGAAGTCCTGGACATACTCGACACAGAGCAAGACACGGTTGATACACGGCATACCGATAGCCTCATCCGCACCCATATCGCAGGTGAGGAGGCATTGATACACTACAAATTTCAAACCACTGACGACCCATCTATGCCACGCCGCATGGCTGGCTATATTATGCGTGCGATTGGGCATCACGGTCTGCCGATTTATTCCAGCGTGATCTACTTGCGGCGCAGTGCAGGTCGGCGCGATCCGGGACGCTATATCCAGGACTTGCCCGGCTATGGTGTTTTGGTAGAATACAGAGTGATTCGGCTCAGTGAGATAGAAGGACAGGATATTCTCGATGGCGAGCCTTCGGGCTTGTTTCCGTTCGTGCCTTTGATGAAACGTCCTGCTGGAATGGATTCGGAGGCGTGGTTGCGTCACTGTGTTGATGCGACGAATGCGCTGCGGGTAGATGAATCTATAAAAGTTGACATTTTGGGCAGGTTGATGATATTGAGTGGGTTAGAATATGATCCAACGCTAATCAATCGTATTCTATCACAGGAGGGTCTTATGGATGCCATTATGCGCGAATCGTCGTTTGCACAATACATTAAGCAAGAAGGCATTGAGTAAGAGGGTAGGCAACGCGCCATTGAAGATCTCCTTGCCTCATACAATGTGTTGACAATAGATCATGGAAGACCTATTGTAAAAAAATTTTAAAGGGACACTTATCCAACCAACCTGAAGAGAGATGCAGCCATGAAGGCCAGGACACTTAAAGATGAAATTTCCGCGTACAACAAATTGTGCGAAGAGGGGCTTGAGCTTGACCACTTTGGTAAGTGGATCATTATCTACGAAGGTGAACTCAATGGGGTCTTTGATACGGAGGATGAAGCGATACTCGAAGCTGTCAAAAAATTCAGAGACCGCGTTTTCTTGATCCTTCAAGTTGGGGCACCAGAAAGTCTATACAGAAGTGGATTACCTACTGTTTTGAGTGCTGCTCCCACTATTAAATTTGAGAGCG
It encodes:
- a CDS encoding DUF433 domain-containing protein; protein product: MSSTKRDFEGVREYPHIITNNQILGGEPIIKNTRTPVRAIIEVWRLGTHPENIPNHLPHLSLRQVFDALNYYNDHREEIKKYIEENRISNRLIDPLTHATQ